The genomic stretch GTCGATAGAAATGTTATAATCAGTAGGAACAAAATAAGGTAATTTCTCTCCTTTTTTGTTGGCTAAAATCACTTCATTTTCATAGTTGATTAGGACATTTCCTTGACCTTGTTTGTAGAAAACATCGCTAGATTCGCGGGCATCTTTCGGCAAAACTGGCACATTTTTTAAGACTTTGGCGACAAAATTTGCTGCTTGTTGTTCGCTTCCTCCTGCTTGGGTAACTGAACCCCAAAATGCGAGAAAATTCCACCTTGCACCGCCGGATGTTTTTGGGTTAGCGGTAATTACTTGAACGTCATCGCGGGCGAGATCTGCCCAATTATTAAGTTTAAGTTTGTCGTCACGAGTAACGATCGCTGCGACGGATTTATGGACAATTGAGTCGTTGGGTAACTCTTCCTCCCAACCCGCTTCAATTAACCCTGCTTCAACGATTTTCTGCGTATCTAAAGCGAGGGCTAAGGCGACTACATCTGCTTCTAAACCATCGATAACGGCGCGAGTTTGCGATCCCGAACCGCCATAACTTTGAGCGAATTCCACAGTTTGTCCGGTTTTCTCTTCCCATTCCTCAACAAACTGGGGAATTATTTGTTCGTAAGCGCTTTGGGTAACAGCATAAGACACCAAAGTTAGTTTAATCGCTTTGTCGCTGCGATCGCTAGACGCACAAGACGCGATCGCCCCACTCAAAACTATTCCCGCTAACATCAAACCTGCAAAACGCCTTTGTTTAGGAATCATTTCTTACTCCTGGGGCTAAACCCCGGTTTTTGGGTCGCTTCAACCTAATTCAAATGTAACTGTATTTAAATTCATTTGCAATACAATCTTAATTCAAATTAAAAAATCTCTGCCTTGTGGCAAGATGAAGGCAAAGCAAAAGCCTGAGACTTAGGTATGGCAAAAGCAGCCAAAAAGCCGCAAAACAACCTCCTGAAGCTGCTAGTACAGAGTAACTACTTATTTCGGGAACTAGACGAAAACCAGCTAGCAGACTATCTCATCCCAGACAGCCTGAAAGCCGAAAAGCTATTTTCCAACCGTCCAATCTATACAGCCTTTCTCCCCGACGAATCTTTAGAGGTGCTATATGCGATCGTCAGCGAAGGTTTAGTCATCATCCGCAGCACCCCCTTAGATCGAATTATTGCGATCAACTACCCAGGCAGTTGTTTTGGCATGAGAAACCTAGCCTTCAGTTATGGATTAGCAAGTAAAGCATTTCCGAGTTTAGTCGAAGCGTACAAAACCACCCATGTAGTCAAAATACCCTTAGCGACAGTAGCAAAACTCTACGAAGAAAGCGAAATTTTCCGATCGCGCTACAAAATGCTCTTTGAACTGCGCGAAAAATTCCAGTATCATCTACTTAATTGCAGTAGTTATCCGCCCCAAGCCGTCGCTGCACTACTCAGAGCATTAATTTATCAAGAACGAGCGTTAGGAAACCAACCCAACCCAGAACAAGTTTACATCTTTGACTTACCGATAGATGTCATTGCCCGCGCCTGTCAACTCAACCAGCGTACCGTCGAACAAGTTCTGAAAGGAATGCAACAAATTGGTTTATTAGAACCAGTCACAAACAAAGATTTATCAGGAGATACCATCCAAGTCATCGATCCTGAAGGTCTAAAAGAAGTATACAGTGCCACGCGAGATAAAGTTTCCTGGTGGCCCCTGCGATGATTAGTTACCCAGTCCCCGCAGTTATCAGTAACCAGTTGTCAGTTATCAGTTATCAGTTATCAGTTACCAGTTATCAGTTACCAGTTACCAGTTACCAGTGAACAGTTACCAGTTATCAGTTAAAAGTTGTCAGTTTATCCCCCTTGTCTCCCTTGTCTCCCTTCCCTTGTCTCCCTTGTCTCCCTTGTCTCCCTTGTCTCCCTTGTCTCCCTTACCCAGTCCCCAGCCCCCAATCACCAGTACCCAAACCCCAATAGGGGCGCAAAATCACACCCCTACAAATTAAATCTAATTCTTACTGAAATATTCAGCTAATTCCTCAGAACCCCCAATCAATTCACCATTCATAAACACCTGGGGAGTTGTTTCCGCCCCCGAAACTGCACGCAGAGTCCGAGGAGTATAATCCTTGTTAATCAAAATTTCCTCGTAGCCAATGTTATGCTCATTTAACATCTTCTTCGCCCGGAGGCAATAAGGACAACCTTCTTTGCTGAAAATAAACGCAAATTTCGGTAGTTGTGCGTTCGGGTTAATATAGTTCAGCATGGTATCGGCATCAGATACCTCAAAAGGATCGCCTGGTTTTTCTGGCTCGATGAACATTTTTTCAATGACGCTATCTTTAACTAACATCGAGTAGCGCCAGGATCTTTTACCGAAACCGAGGTCATTTTTTTCAACCAACATTCCCATTCCCTCAGTAAACTCACCATTACCATCGGGAATGAGAGTCACATTTTCTGCTTGTTGAGTTTTTTGCCACTCATTCATCACAAAAGTGTCGTTGACGGAAATGCAAATAATCTCGTCAACGCCATTTTCTTTGAAAACGCCCGCTAATTCATTGTAGCGAGGTAGGTGCGAAGAGGAACAAGTCGGGGTAAATGCACCTGGAAGTGAAAAAACGACTACTGTTTTACCAGCAAAGAGATCTTTTGTAGTTATCTCACGCCATTCGCTATCCTCGCGGACTTTAAATGTAACATTGGGAACTTTTTCGCCTTCGCGGTTAGGTAACACGGTTCAGTCTCCTGTTGAACGATCTTCTTTACTTTACAAGATGTTACAGATT from Oscillatoria salina IIICB1 encodes the following:
- a CDS encoding glutathione peroxidase, which codes for MLPNREGEKVPNVTFKVREDSEWREITTKDLFAGKTVVVFSLPGAFTPTCSSSHLPRYNELAGVFKENGVDEIICISVNDTFVMNEWQKTQQAENVTLIPDGNGEFTEGMGMLVEKNDLGFGKRSWRYSMLVKDSVIEKMFIEPEKPGDPFEVSDADTMLNYINPNAQLPKFAFIFSKEGCPYCLRAKKMLNEHNIGYEEILINKDYTPRTLRAVSGAETTPQVFMNGELIGGSEELAEYFSKN
- a CDS encoding sulfate ABC transporter substrate-binding protein — translated: MIPKQRRFAGLMLAGIVLSGAIASCASSDRSDKAIKLTLVSYAVTQSAYEQIIPQFVEEWEEKTGQTVEFAQSYGGSGSQTRAVIDGLEADVVALALALDTQKIVEAGLIEAGWEEELPNDSIVHKSVAAIVTRDDKLKLNNWADLARDDVQVITANPKTSGGARWNFLAFWGSVTQAGGSEQQAANFVAKVLKNVPVLPKDARESSDVFYKQGQGNVLINYENEVILANKKGEKLPYFVPTDYNISIDNPVAVVDANVDKHGTREVAEAFVQYLYTPAAQREFAKVGFRPVNETVAAEFSAQYPRIDKLFTAKDLGGWQQIQTKFFDDGAVFDKLLAEVGK
- a CDS encoding Crp/Fnr family transcriptional regulator; the encoded protein is MAKAAKKPQNNLLKLLVQSNYLFRELDENQLADYLIPDSLKAEKLFSNRPIYTAFLPDESLEVLYAIVSEGLVIIRSTPLDRIIAINYPGSCFGMRNLAFSYGLASKAFPSLVEAYKTTHVVKIPLATVAKLYEESEIFRSRYKMLFELREKFQYHLLNCSSYPPQAVAALLRALIYQERALGNQPNPEQVYIFDLPIDVIARACQLNQRTVEQVLKGMQQIGLLEPVTNKDLSGDTIQVIDPEGLKEVYSATRDKVSWWPLR